TTTGTAACAACATCGCCCTTCCGAATTGTCTTTACAATGGTACTCTCTAATTTTTGTACTAACACTCCCAACTTTTTTTCTTGCAACGTGTCTTTTAACCCTTCCCATTCTTTTACAGAAAGAATGTACACTGTAATATTACGAGAATCTCTTTCAGATAAAGCAGCTACTTTCCCAAAAAAATCAACAACAAAATCATTGCTTGCCATTCCTCCTACTTCCATACCCATACGCTCGTTTGTTCTTTTATCGTACCAATGTCCAAAATAATAACTTAGTATCATTTGCAATATATAAATAATAAAGACGGTATAAAATGATCGTGAATCCAGTTTTGCAATTACATCCTGAAGTGCAATCCATTCTGTAACTGCCACAGTATTGCCAAGCAATAATCCACTAATTTTTCCTTTATGTTTCATACTTTTCCCCCTTTTATACCAATATATGTTTCTATATCAATAATGTTTTTCTACAAAATAAAAAATGTACATATGCAATGTACATTTCTGCTTAAGCTTGTATACCTTTTCTACTCTATTTCATATATATAATATATAACTTTTATAGAAAGGAGTAATCTATATGCTACAAAAAGAGAATCTATCAGATGCTATGCGTTTGCTAGCTGGTTTTCTATTATCATTAAAATTATTATTTACCTCTTTCGGGATACACTTTATTACAAACGATCAAATCGACGCTATTGTTAATGTTGTTTCATTTTTATTTATTCTATACTTTGGCTACAAAAATAACTATGTAGGAAAAAAAGGAATGGAGCAAAAGAAAATACTCAAAAAACACAACCTTCACTAAAAAAGGAACCTTTTGTACAGGTTCCTTTTTATCATTGACGCACAACAACTTCATTTGTTTGCAGTGGGCCATATGATATCTCTTTATCTTGAAATGTATATGTAGCCTGAAAGAATGTTTGTTTAAGAGCTTTATCTTTATTAGCTTTTATTTTACAACGTAGTTCCACCTTCTCATTCGGTAACAAATCATCAATTCGCCATCTAACAAGCTGGAATAAAAACTCACTTATCCCCTTATCAACTTTTAAAGAATTAGGAATATAAGCAAAGTAATCTCGAATCATATGACTTACAACAACTCTCGAAATCATTTCTACCCCTTTATTTTCCACTTCAATTCTCATAATAAGTATGTCGTTTACATCGTAGGTCAATTCATACGAAAATTGTTCTGTATACATACTACCAATTTGTAATGTAACGGCTACTTGAGGAAATTCGTTTTCCTTTTTCGATCCGTCAATCCACAATACTGGTTGTAGCGGTATTGAATACTTTCCTGTATCCGAAATTCGTCCCCATATTTTCATAATATATATTCACCTCATTTCAGATGTAACATACACACAATGAATTCCCCAAATTCCTAAAGCTTGCTACAAGCAATGTTTAATATTTCTCTTCCTTTTATCCTATTCGACAATATGAAGAAAAAACCATTTTTCATCTATTAACAGAAGGTGTTCTTTATGAAATTTTTTTACAATTTACTTCATTCCCTTCATAGCAATATTCGTATGGCTCACTCGTTCTCTACTCATACGAAAGAATATTTTGACGGAAGAAAAAATTTGCTTTATAGTCAAATTTGACTATAATATTCTTTATGGCATATAAGTGCACTTATGGAAAAGAAATTAACATCAACTATACATTTAAATTTTTTATCCACTGCACTCAAAATTTAATATAGTTTACTTATTTCTAAAGGAGGGTTATATTTGGAAACTCAACCATTAAAAAAAGAAGCCAACAAGACAAAATTTGTTGTTGCTGGTTTACTGCTTGGTATATTAATGGCCGCAATGGATAATACAATCGTTGCAACCGCAATGGCAACAATCGTTGGAGACCTGGGAGGATTTGATAAGTTTGTTTGGGTCACATCAGCTTATATGGTAGCAACAATGGCAGGGATGCCTATCTTCGGGAAACTTTCTGATATGTACGGGCGGAAACGTTTTTATATTGGTGGCCTCATTCTTTTCTTATTCGGTTCTGCGCTCTGCGGAACAGCTTCAAGCATTGAGCAATTAAGTATTTATAGAGCTATTCAAGGGATCGGTGGTGGTGCCCTTATGCCTATCGCCTTCACAATTATGTACGATATCTTCCCACCAGAAAAACGCGGGAAGATGACAGGACTATTCGGTGCTGTTTTCGGGACATCTAGTGTATTCGGTCCTTTATTAGGTGCTTATATTACAGACTATATAAGTTGGCATTGGGTCTTCTATATCAATATTCCATTAGGACTTATCTCCTTTTTCTTCATTACTAAATACTACAGTGAGTCTCTAGAATTTAGAAAACAAAAAATTGATTGGGCTGGTGCTATTACACTTGTCATAAGTATCGTTTGCTTAATGTTCGCATTAGAACTTGGTGGTAAGGAATATGCCTGGAATTCTACTGTAATTATTGGCTTATTTACAACAGTAGTTATTACGCTTATTATTTTCTTCTTTGTAGAACGAAAAGCAACCGAGCCTATTATTTCATTCCATCTATTTAAAAAACCTTTATTCGCAGCTAGTCAAGGAGTTGCCTTTTTCTATGGTGCCGCTTTCATTATCTGTACAGTTTATATTCCAATCTTCATTCAAGGCGTCCTTGGAGGTTCCGCCTCTAATGCTGGATTAATTTTAACACCAATGATGGTTGGTTCTGTAATTGGAAGTCAAACGGGAGGACAATTAGCTTCTCGAACAAGCTATCGTAACATTATGATGGTATCTGGTGTCTTCTTCGTTCTTGGTATTTATTTATTAAGTACTTTAACAATGGACACACCTCGTTTACTCGTAACACTATTTATGATTCTCGCTGGGCTTGGTGTTGGTTTCTCATTCTCAGTATTAAGCATGTCTTCTATTCACAAGTTGGAAATGCGGGACCGTGGTTCGGCGACATCAACAAACTCATTCTTCCGATCACTCGGTATGACTCTTGGTGTAACGATTTTTGGTACAATTCAAAATCATATTTTTACAGATAAACTAAACTCTGTATTCCCCCCTGAACTAGCAAAATTAGCTCCAAAAGGCGGAGACACAAGTTTCTTATTATCACCAGGCGCTACCGCAAAAATTCCTGCTGAAATATTAGCGGGTATTAAGGAAGCTCTCGCTACATCTATTGCGAACACATTCTTCTGGGCACTCATCCCGGCTGTACTAAGTATTATTTGTATTTTACTTATGGGAAATGAACGCCTCTTTACAGGCCCTAAAAAGAAAGAAAAACAAAAGCAAGTTAGTTAATATAAAAAAGAAGCGGCATATCCCTTTATGAAAAAGGATATGCCGTTTATAATATGTATAAAGTTTTTATAT
This DNA window, taken from Bacillus cereus ATCC 14579, encodes the following:
- a CDS encoding diguanylate cyclase domain-containing protein, encoding MKHKGKISGLLLGNTVAVTEWIALQDVIAKLDSRSFYTVFIIYILQMILSYYFGHWYDKRTNERMGMEVGGMASNDFVVDFFGKVAALSERDSRNITVYILSVKEWEGLKDTLQEKKLGVLVQKLESTIVKTIRKGDVVTKWDENKYVIVAIDNGHETSTITKRLMKNIESEIEGDLLSVTLLFGAASYPVEGKTFEELLRKSQNQLYQYRNLQENE
- a CDS encoding SPP1 phage holin family protein; the protein is MLQKENLSDAMRLLAGFLLSLKLLFTSFGIHFITNDQIDAIVNVVSFLFILYFGYKNNYVGKKGMEQKKILKKHNLH
- a CDS encoding MDR family MFS transporter encodes the protein METQPLKKEANKTKFVVAGLLLGILMAAMDNTIVATAMATIVGDLGGFDKFVWVTSAYMVATMAGMPIFGKLSDMYGRKRFYIGGLILFLFGSALCGTASSIEQLSIYRAIQGIGGGALMPIAFTIMYDIFPPEKRGKMTGLFGAVFGTSSVFGPLLGAYITDYISWHWVFYINIPLGLISFFFITKYYSESLEFRKQKIDWAGAITLVISIVCLMFALELGGKEYAWNSTVIIGLFTTVVITLIIFFFVERKATEPIISFHLFKKPLFAASQGVAFFYGAAFIICTVYIPIFIQGVLGGSASNAGLILTPMMVGSVIGSQTGGQLASRTSYRNIMMVSGVFFVLGIYLLSTLTMDTPRLLVTLFMILAGLGVGFSFSVLSMSSIHKLEMRDRGSATSTNSFFRSLGMTLGVTIFGTIQNHIFTDKLNSVFPPELAKLAPKGGDTSFLLSPGATAKIPAEILAGIKEALATSIANTFFWALIPAVLSIICILLMGNERLFTGPKKKEKQKQVS